The sequence below is a genomic window from Clostridium putrefaciens.
TAATCTTATAGGATGAGCCAAGGCTTTAAGAATCTTAACTTCATTTTCCATAAAGTCTCCTAACACTTGTTTATAATATATATACTATTGCGACTATATAAGTATATAATTAAATAGTAATATAGTGTTAAGGCTTTGTCAATAATTATAAAATAAATTATTATAGTTTACTTTTTAATGGTTTGTCTTTATATTTTATTGTATAAAAATATGACTACTATGGTATTGAAAATTAAGAGTATAACTTCAATTCAAGTTTTATGATATAATTTATAGAATGTAACTAAATCCTTTGATTTGAAATCATAGTATGTTACAAAACTAAAAGTGAAGAAGGCGAATACATTTTGATAGGAACTAAAAGAGATAATATAAAAATAGGTTCAAAAGTAACAGTAGTACAAAAGCAAGATCAACGTTCAGGAAAGCTTACAGAAGGCATTGTTAAAAGAATCCTTACAAATTCACAAAATCATCCCCGTGGGATAAAGGTAATGTTAGAAAGCGGTATTGTGGGAAGAGTAACAGAAGTATTTTAATTAATATAAAGCACCCTAGAGTGATAGTCAATGAGCTGACCTCCAATTGTAGATTTTTAAGTCTAACTTTTAGAGGTCCTTTCATAATCTGACTACTACGCTTAGGTGCTTTAACAATTTAATAAAATCTATTTTAAATTACTTTAAAATATTACATTTACCTACATATTACTATCATCAACAGCATCTAACCACTGCTTAACTGGTGTTATAACACTTTCGATGCATCCATCTTCAAATGGATTGTTTAAACTTGCATACTTAGTAAGTTCTAAGAAGGACTTGCTTCCGCCAACTTTACATAATCTTAAGTAATCTTCCCATGCCAATTCTTTGTTTTCATTAAATTTAACCCAAAACTGCAATGCACAAACCTGGGCTAATGTATAGTCTATATAATAGAAAGGTGACTCAAATATATGTCCTTGCCTAAACCAATATCCACCATTATTTAGGAATTCACTATCCTCATAGTCCTTACTTGGTAAATATTTTGCTTCGATTTCTCTCCAAGCCTTTTTTCTTTCCTCTGGTGTAGCTGTTGGGTTTTCATACACAAAATGTTGGAATTCATCTACTGTAACTCCATAAGGTATAAATGTTAGTGCGCTAGCCAAATGTGTGAATTTATATTTAAGTTCATCTTCTTTAAAGAATAACTTCATCCAAGGCCATGTAATAAATTCCATACTCATTGAATGTATTTCCGCAGCTTCGTAGGTTGGAAATTCATATTCTGGCACTTCAAGATTTCTACTAGAATAAACCTGAAAAGCATGTCCAGCTTCGTGAGTAAGTACATCTACATCTCCAGATGTTCCGTTAAAGTTAGAAAATATAAATGGAGCCTTGTACTTTCCAATGAAGGTGCAATAGCCTCCCCCAGCTTTACCTTTTTTACTTACCAAATCCATAAGTTCGCCTTCTACCATAAAGTTGAAAAATTCATTAGTTTCTGGCGACAATTCTTTATACATTTGCCTTCCGTTATTTAAGATCCAATCTGAATCTCCCTTAGGTACAGCATTTCCACTTAAAAATTTTAACGGTTCGTCATAATATTTAAGACTTTGAAGACCTAATCTTTTAGCTTGTCTTTTCTTTAATTCCTCTGCTACAGGGACTATATACTCTAGTACTTGCTTTCTATAATTTGATACCATCGTTGAATCATAATCTGATCTCATCATTCTTATATATCCAAGCTCTACGTAATTATTATATCCTAGCTTTTTAGCTATTCTATCCCTTACTTTAACTAATTTATCGTATATTTCATCAAACCTTTTTTCATTTTCTACATAGAAGTTAGTAGAAGCTTCGTAAGCTTTCTTTCGCATTTCTCTATCCTTTGATTGTATAAAAGGATCGATTTCTGCTAGGTTTCTGTCTTCTCCTTCAAACATTATCTTAGCTGAAGCTTTAAGCTTACCATATTCAGTTGCAAGCTTATTTTCTTCCTGAAGATCACCTATTATTTCAGGTTTAAATGTCTTTAGTTGCATTTGTGCTAAAGTAAATAATTGCTTTCCCCATTTTTCTTCTAATTGATTTTTAAATTTAGAATTTACTAAAACCTTATAATAATTTGATATAATTCCTTCATATATTGGCATAGATTCATCTATAAATTCTTGCTCTTTTTCATAAAACTCATCTACAGTATTAATAGAACTTCTTATACCAACTAGTTGTGCCATAGAATCTATTTCACTTCTTAGATGATTTATTTCCTTCATTATTTTGTCTTGCTCAATTAAACTTTCAGCCGCTTGAAACTTTTCTATTAAATCATTAAATAACTTTTCTGCTTTATCCATATCTGGTCTTTCATATTTATAATCTTTAAATTTTAACAATATAATTCCCCCTCTTATTTTTAAATCTTCTTATTAAAATAATATCCATAATGATTTTATCTTACCATATATTCAGAACTTTGTGAATTCAAGCTTTTAATAATTAATAAAAGACATTTTCATTAGTCTAAAATATAAGGTATAATTAGATGAAATAGGATCTAATTATATAACGATTAGTTGTATTATTATCCAATATATAAACTTTATAAATAACCTAACATTAAAATACAAGGAGTGAGTTACATTAAAGATACAGATTACAAAGTTTTAATAGAAAACCTAAAAACTTCAGAGGATAAAGAAAGAGCTAAAATAATAGATACACTTTCAAAGAATTATACTTTAGCGCTACCTCTTTTATGGAAGGAATCTTTAGAGAATGAAAATCCAAGAGCAATGCTTTCTGCTATAAGGGATATTATAAAAAAAGAAAAGCCAAGAGAAATGCTTAAAAGAAACATAGGTAGTTCTAAAGAAAAGCTTAAAAGCTTTCTTCAAAGTCCAGATGCAAAAACAAGAAAAAACACCTGTGGTATAATTAGTGAATTAGCTGATCCTGCCTATTTAAGCGCCTTATACACTGCCTTTGAAAAAGAAGATCAGCTATTTGTAAAATCTTCCTATATCCTTGCCATAGGAAACTGTGGAAAAGCTTCTGACGGTGAAAAGCTAGAGAAAATACTTGAAAGTTTAATATCAAATGAAAAAGCTTGCAGGGATGAAAGTGAACTAATAAAAAATGCAAAACATCTAAATGAAGAGAAGCTTGTCCTAGGAAGAGCAATAGCTAAATTGTCTAAATGTGTAAGGCATAAATTTAAAGGCTTTGAAGAGCCTGTTCCTATGCTAGTTACAGCAATGAACAAAGAGTTTAGAGTTACTCTAAATGAACTTAAAGAAAAGTCAATTAAGGGTAATCTTGTAGATAATGGTATCCTTATTAAAGAAAAGGACTTAGATAAAATCTACAGCTGCAGAACCTTTTATGAACTTCTTTACCCTTTAGATTCCTTAGAAAAGCTAGAATTTAATTCTGATATAATAGCTTCAGCAATTTTAAAAGCTAATATTATAGACTTTTTAAATAGTTGTCATGAAAATGCATCTATTCCTGATGATTATTTTCCTTATAGAATTGAATTAAAAACTGAAAGTTACAATAAAGAAAGATCAGACTTTTTAAAAAGCTTATCTATAAAATTAGATGAACTTTCAAACGGAAAGCTTAAAAATAGTCCATCTTCCTATGAAGTTGAAATTAGAATAGTTGAAAAAAATAACATTTGCAGTGTGTTCATTAAGCTCTATTCATTTAAAGATACACGATTTGACTATAGAGAAAATACCTTAGCAAGTTCCATAAACCCAGTTACCGCAGCAATTGTAGTAAAATCTATAGAAAA
It includes:
- a CDS encoding YwbE family protein, producing the protein MIGTKRDNIKIGSKVTVVQKQDQRSGKLTEGIVKRILTNSQNHPRGIKVMLESGIVGRVTEVF
- a CDS encoding M3 family oligoendopeptidase, whose amino-acid sequence is MDKAEKLFNDLIEKFQAAESLIEQDKIMKEINHLRSEIDSMAQLVGIRSSINTVDEFYEKEQEFIDESMPIYEGIISNYYKVLVNSKFKNQLEEKWGKQLFTLAQMQLKTFKPEIIGDLQEENKLATEYGKLKASAKIMFEGEDRNLAEIDPFIQSKDREMRKKAYEASTNFYVENEKRFDEIYDKLVKVRDRIAKKLGYNNYVELGYIRMMRSDYDSTMVSNYRKQVLEYIVPVAEELKKRQAKRLGLQSLKYYDEPLKFLSGNAVPKGDSDWILNNGRQMYKELSPETNEFFNFMVEGELMDLVSKKGKAGGGYCTFIGKYKAPFIFSNFNGTSGDVDVLTHEAGHAFQVYSSRNLEVPEYEFPTYEAAEIHSMSMEFITWPWMKLFFKEDELKYKFTHLASALTFIPYGVTVDEFQHFVYENPTATPEERKKAWREIEAKYLPSKDYEDSEFLNNGGYWFRQGHIFESPFYYIDYTLAQVCALQFWVKFNENKELAWEDYLRLCKVGGSKSFLELTKYASLNNPFEDGCIESVITPVKQWLDAVDDSNM
- a CDS encoding methyltransferase domain-containing protein, with the protein product MSYIKDTDYKVLIENLKTSEDKERAKIIDTLSKNYTLALPLLWKESLENENPRAMLSAIRDIIKKEKPREMLKRNIGSSKEKLKSFLQSPDAKTRKNTCGIISELADPAYLSALYTAFEKEDQLFVKSSYILAIGNCGKASDGEKLEKILESLISNEKACRDESELIKNAKHLNEEKLVLGRAIAKLSKCVRHKFKGFEEPVPMLVTAMNKEFRVTLNELKEKSIKGNLVDNGILIKEKDLDKIYSCRTFYELLYPLDSLEKLEFNSDIIASAILKANIIDFLNSCHENASIPDDYFPYRIELKTESYNKERSDFLKSLSIKLDELSNGKLKNSPSSYEVEIRIVEKNNICSVFIKLYSFKDTRFDYRENTLASSINPVTAAIVVKSIEKWLKNDSKVLDPFCGTSTMLIERAKLKETSSLTGIDIFGAAIDFSKVNSRLSNTKIKLINEDILSYKTFDVFDEIICNMPFEANVGSKNHTIDLYRGFIDMIPKLVKPNGMVFLYTVEKNLLKQNLSGNNHLELLDEIKIESGGLTPNVFVLRVK